The Cryptococcus decagattii chromosome 1, complete sequence genome includes a region encoding these proteins:
- a CDS encoding DNA replication complex GINS protein PSF3 gives MEDDYFSITSILADNHKMSCTFALNVEGLGYLEGSTENDIHEGTKVELPFWLAQTLSVNQFTTFTLPLPYSNRVESALIASPSSVKLSNLVGGNGWWYRWGKKLADMLEDVQANNIRNMLLRAFAGRLPTLQDLAAHHASADHTMPELSTSKAEMFRDGMEGDERELFSIGQDSGRLFKAWYDRKKGSR, from the exons ATGGAGGACGACTACTTCTCAATAACGTCCATCTTGGCCGATAACCAT AAAATGTCATGTACCTTTGCCCTTAATGTTGAGGGCTTAGGATATCTGGAAGGGAGTACCGAGAACGAT ATCCATGAGGGCACAAAGGTCGAGCTCCCCTTCTGGTTGGCCCAGACTTTAAGTGTCAA CCAATTCACAACATTCACACTGCCGCTTCCGTACTCCAATCGTGTCGAGTCCGCCTTGATAGCGTCCCCTTCTAGTGTCAAACTCTCCAATCTAGTTGGTGGAAATGGGTGGTGGTACCGCTGGGGAAAGAAGCTTGCGGACATGTTGGAGGATGTACAAGCTAACAATATCCGGAATATGCTTTTGAGG GCATTCGCAGGGCGGTTACCAACATTACAAGATTTGGCCGCTCACCACGCCTCAGCAGATCATACAATGCCGGAGCTGAGTACAAGCAAAGCGGAGATGTTCCGAGATGGAATGGAAGGGGATGAAAGAGAGT TATTCTCCATCGGCCAAGATTCAGGACGATTATTCAAGGCATGGTATGacaggaagaaaggaagcAGATGA
- a CDS encoding protein transporter SEC23: MNFEDIEDKDGVRFSWNVWPSSRLEATRTVVPISALYTPLKEREDLPPVMYEPVTCKGSSCKAILNPYCQVDVRGKMWICPFCLQRNPFPPHYHQDLSPNNLPPELLPKFTTIEYTLSRPAQIPPIFLYVVDTCVDEDELKALKETLVVSLSLLPPNALVGLITYGTMAMVHELAYADCPKAYVFRGSKDYQPKQIADMLGLNPSNRPIQPMRPGQPMPAPAASKFLMPVQACEFQLTNILEQLQRDPWPVDQDKRPLRCTGVALSVAVSLLETAFPSTGARIMLFSGGPATDGPGMVVGPELREPIRSHHDIDRDSVKHFKRATKFYEGLSKRASVNGHAIDIYAGCLDQVGLLEMKSLTNATNGFMTISDSFMTAIFKQSFLRTLGKDEQGYLKMGFNATYDVLTTKELKISGVIGHVISANKKSPCVGETEIGIGQTSAWKVCSLTPKSTLATYFEVVTPAGQALAPNQSGLIQFVTHYQHSSGQYRLRVTTVSRVFQEGGHPSIAASFDQEAAAVLMARIAVFKAEIDDSPDVLRWLDRMLIRLCQKFADYRKEDPTSFQLSPNFSIYPQFMFHLRRSQFLQVFNNSPDETAFYRHVLNDSDVNNSLIMIQPTLMSYGFDSEPHPVLLDSVSIRPDVILLLDTFFHILIFHGETIAQWRKANYQEQEDYANFKELLEAPIGDAQELLEDRMPIPRYVVCDQGGSQARFLLSKLNPSTTHMSGSNYGAGPAAGQAIFTDDVSLQVFMEHLKRLAVGASTS, from the exons ATGAACTTTGAAGATATCGAGGACAAGGATG GCGTCAGGTTCTCCTGGAACGTGTGGCCTTCTAGCCGGCTTGAAGCCACCCGAACTGTTGTGCCCATCTCTGCCCTCTACACCCCCTTAAAAGAACGGGAGGATCTTCCTCCTGTCATGTACGAGCCTGTTACGTGTAAGGGCTCGTCTTGTAAGGCTATCCTCAACCCTTACTG TCAAGTTGACGTCCGAGGCAAGATGTGGATCTGTCCCTTCTGTCTCCAGCGTAAccctttccctcctcaTTACCACCAGGACCTTTCACCGAACAATCTTCCTCCCGAGCTTCTGCCCAAGTTCACCACCATCGAGTACACTCTTTCTCGCCCTGCCCAGATCCCTCCCATTTTTCTCTATGTTGTTGACACCTGTgtcgatgaggatgagctCAAGGCGTTGAAGGAGACATTGGTAGTCAGTTTGAGCTTGTTGCCTCCCAATGCGTTGGTTGGCCTGATCACCTACGGTACAATG GCCATGGTCCACGAACTCGCCTACGCCGACTGCCCCAAGGCGTACGTTTTCCGAGGTTCCAAGGACTATCAGCCCAAGCAGATCGCCGACATGCTCGGCCTCAATCCTTCCAACCGCCCCATTCAGCCCATGCGCCCTGGTCAACCTATGCCCGCCCCTGCTGCCTCCAAGTTCCTTATGCCTGTCCAGGCTTGTGAGTTCCAGCTCACCAACATCTTGGAGCAGCTCCAAAGAGATCCTTGGCCCGTGGATCAGGACAAGAGACCTTTGAGGTGTACAGGTGTGGCCTTAAGTGTGGCTGTCTCTTTGCTCGAG ACTGCCTTCCCCAGCACTGGTGCCAGGATAATGCTTTTCTCTGGTGGTCCTGCCACTGACGGCCCTGGTATGGTTGTTGGTCCCGAGCTCCGAGAGCCCATCCGATCTCACCACGACATTGACCGTGACAGCGTCAAACACTTTAAGCGTGCTACCAAG TTCTACGAGGGCCTTTCCAAGCGTGCATCTGTAAATGGCCATGCCATTGATATCTACGCTGGTTGTCTCGATCAAGTCGGTCTGCTTGAGATGAAGTCGCTCACCAACGCTACCAACGGCTTCATGACCATCTCCGATTCGTTCATGACTGCTATTTTCAAGCAGAGCTTTTTGCGTACTTTGGGCAAGGATGAGCAAGGGTACTTGAAGATGGGCTTCAACGCAACTTATGATGTGCTT ACCACAAAGGAGCTCAAGATCTCTGGTGTCATTGGCCACGTTATTTCTGCCAACAAGAAGTCACCTTGCGTCGGTGAGACCGAAATTGGTATCGGTCAAACTTCTGCTTGGAAAGTTTGCTCCCTCACTCCGAAGAGTACACTTGCCACCTACTTTGAAGTCGTCACTCCCGCCGGCCAAGCCCTTGCTCCCAATCAGTCCGGTCTCATCCAATTTGTTACTCACTACCAACACTCTTCCGGCCAGTACCGTCTGCGAGTCACCACTGTCTCCCGAGTCTTCCAAGAAGGTGGCCACCCATCAATCGCCGCGTCATTTGACCAAGAAGCAGCTGCTGTCCTTATGGCGAGGATTGCAGTGTTTAAGGCAGAGATTGATGATTCTCCCGACGTTCTCAGGTGGCTGGATAGGATGTTGATCAGATTGTGTCAAAAGTTTGCCGACTACAGAAAGGAAGACCCGACAAGTTTCCAGCTCAGTCCAAACTTTTCAATCTATCCGCAATTTATGTTCCACTTGCGACGAAGTCAATTCTTGCAAGTGTTCAACAACTCTCCTGATGAAACGGCTTTCTACCG CCATGTTCTCAACGATTCGGATGTGAACAATTCCCTCATCATGATTCAGCCCACCCTCATGTCTTATGGCTTTGATTCTGAGCCCCATCCCGTCCTACTCGACTCTGTCTCCATCCGTCCCGAtgtcatccttcttctcgacaCTTTCTTCCacattctcatcttccacgGTGAGACCATTGCGCAATGGCGTAAAGCCAATTACCAGGAACAGGAAGATTATGCCAATTTCAAGGAACTGCTCGAAGCTCCTATTGGCGATGCTCAAGAATTACTTGAAGACCGGATGCCCATCCCTCGATACGTCGTTTGTGACCAAGGCGGAAGTCAAGCGAGGTTCTTACTGAGCAAGTTGAACCCTTCAACTACTCATATGAGTGGAAGCAATTACGGTGCTGGACCTGCTGCCGGTCAGGCAATCTTTACGGATGATGTCAGTTTGCAAGTGTTCATGGAGCATCTCAAGAGGTTGGCTGTGGGGGCGTCAACTAGTTAG